Proteins encoded by one window of Salicibibacter halophilus:
- the ispG gene encoding flavodoxin-dependent (E)-4-hydroxy-3-methylbut-2-enyl-diphosphate synthase, with amino-acid sequence MSEIIHRTKTRPVRVGNLVIGGSDEVIIQSMTTTKTEDVEATVAEILRLEEAGCHIVRVACPNDRAADALPEIKSRINIPLVVDIHFDYRKALKAIEAGADKIRINPGNIGSREKVEMVVEAAKEKGVPIRIGVNAGSLERHLLEKYGYPTADAMVESALHHIAILEELDFHDIIVSMKASNVDLATEAYTKAAQAFSYPLHLGITESGTLFAGTVKSAAGLGALLDKGIGNTMRISLSADPVEEVKVARELTKTFGLASDAATLIACPTCGRIEIDLISIANDVEDYIAKIKAPIKVAVLGCAVNGPGEAREADIGIAGAKGEGLLFRHGEIVRKVPEETMVDELKKEVDKLAEEHYAKLKEAETTQ; translated from the coding sequence ATGAGCGAAATCATCCACCGAACGAAAACGAGGCCGGTTCGTGTCGGCAATCTAGTCATTGGCGGTAGTGATGAAGTGATCATTCAAAGCATGACGACAACGAAGACGGAGGATGTCGAAGCAACGGTTGCAGAGATTTTGCGTCTTGAAGAAGCAGGATGCCATATCGTTCGGGTCGCTTGCCCTAACGATAGAGCTGCAGATGCACTTCCCGAGATTAAATCCCGCATCAACATCCCCTTGGTCGTTGATATTCACTTTGACTACCGCAAAGCGCTGAAAGCCATCGAAGCCGGTGCAGATAAAATTCGAATCAACCCCGGAAACATTGGATCGCGCGAAAAAGTCGAAATGGTTGTCGAAGCTGCCAAAGAAAAAGGTGTTCCCATACGCATCGGCGTAAATGCCGGATCGCTTGAACGCCATCTTCTTGAAAAATATGGCTACCCAACTGCCGATGCAATGGTCGAAAGTGCTTTGCATCATATCGCGATTCTGGAAGAGTTGGATTTTCATGACATTATCGTCTCCATGAAAGCATCCAATGTTGATCTGGCGACCGAAGCCTATACTAAAGCTGCGCAAGCTTTTAGCTACCCTCTTCATTTGGGAATCACCGAATCCGGGACATTATTTGCCGGAACGGTCAAAAGTGCTGCCGGTCTAGGGGCGCTTTTGGATAAAGGCATTGGAAATACGATGCGCATCTCCCTCAGTGCCGATCCGGTCGAGGAAGTAAAAGTCGCGCGTGAACTGACAAAAACATTCGGGCTCGCTTCAGATGCAGCCACCTTAATTGCATGTCCGACGTGCGGACGGATTGAGATCGACCTTATCAGCATCGCCAACGACGTTGAAGACTACATCGCTAAAATTAAAGCTCCGATTAAAGTCGCCGTTCTTGGGTGTGCCGTCAACGGTCCCGGGGAAGCCCGGGAGGCTGATATCGGTATAGCGGGAGCGAAGGGAGAAGGACTTCTTTTCCGCCATGGAGAAATCGTTCGCAAAGTTCCCGAAGAAACCATGGTCGACGAATTGAAAAAAGAGGTCGATAAATTGGCGGAAGAACACTACGCAAAACTCAAAGAAGCAGAAACTACCCAATAA
- a CDS encoding DUF1002 domain-containing protein, which translates to MKKIVAGVTAAVLAGAGVLSTPSGAAADAAPGDIIITLGEDLSDEEREMVLSEMDGDEQDQIVEVTNEEEHEYLGEFIPSGEIGSNAISSSQITIAEAGSGIDVDTNRINYVTEGMYANALVTAGVEDAEIYVTAPFEVSGTGALTGIIKAYEIETDIDIDEDQKRVANEELVRTGELSENHGTEEATELMARIKEEISEEDVETEEDLRNLIERIADEVGVTLTDEEMDGLVSLFERMQNLDIDWDRVQNQIGQIRDNIDEWMSSEEAQGFVQSVLDFFSEMIDTVRGWLEGSGGSESNS; encoded by the coding sequence ATGAAAAAAATCGTTGCAGGGGTAACAGCGGCCGTATTGGCAGGGGCGGGTGTCCTTTCCACACCGTCCGGAGCAGCTGCCGACGCGGCGCCGGGTGATATTATTATTACCCTTGGCGAAGATTTAAGCGATGAAGAAAGAGAAATGGTTTTATCGGAAATGGATGGCGATGAACAAGACCAGATCGTAGAAGTGACCAATGAAGAAGAACATGAATATTTGGGTGAGTTCATTCCTTCGGGAGAAATCGGAAGCAACGCGATTTCCTCGTCACAAATCACCATTGCTGAAGCAGGTTCCGGAATAGATGTAGATACCAACCGCATCAATTACGTAACGGAAGGCATGTACGCGAATGCACTCGTCACCGCAGGTGTCGAAGACGCCGAGATTTACGTCACCGCACCGTTTGAAGTTTCCGGAACCGGGGCGCTAACAGGGATCATTAAAGCTTATGAAATCGAAACAGACATAGATATTGACGAAGATCAAAAACGCGTTGCCAACGAAGAGCTTGTACGGACCGGGGAACTAAGTGAAAATCACGGAACCGAAGAAGCAACGGAGCTAATGGCGAGAATTAAAGAAGAAATTTCGGAAGAAGACGTAGAAACGGAAGAGGATTTGCGAAACCTCATCGAACGTATTGCCGATGAAGTTGGGGTTACGTTAACGGATGAAGAAATGGACGGGCTTGTATCTTTGTTTGAACGTATGCAAAACTTGGACATCGACTGGGATCGAGTGCAGAATCAGATTGGCCAAATTCGCGATAACATCGATGAATGGATGAGCTCTGAGGAAGCGCAAGGATTTGTCCAGTCCGTCCTCGACTTTTTCAGTGAAATGATCGACACGGTTCGCGGGTGGCTTGAAGGCAGCGGCGGATCGGAATCCAATTCATAA
- a CDS encoding NfeD family protein, protein MEWLNISVFGFLVVFLATMFFLGELLVKARGIFGIIGFSLITLYFAHHIGDTSGLWVVILYAAGLALIVTDGKVLGDGTLSFIGVVLMIVGLTVPAPDLMYAFLVGFAVILGGLASFFFTKVFPNREMWSKMTLTETMSSEEGYNSMNEGYSDLVGKEGTTLTDFRPIGTVEIEGQTYSATTGAAWLEKNTEVKVTSVDGTRIVVSPNKTNEA, encoded by the coding sequence ATGGAATGGCTGAATATTAGCGTTTTCGGCTTTCTCGTCGTTTTTTTAGCAACGATGTTTTTTCTAGGGGAATTACTTGTAAAAGCAAGAGGGATATTCGGAATCATTGGATTTTCATTGATTACGCTGTACTTTGCCCATCATATTGGAGATACATCAGGGTTATGGGTCGTTATCCTTTATGCAGCGGGTTTGGCATTGATTGTCACGGACGGGAAAGTGCTCGGTGACGGAACATTATCGTTTATTGGCGTTGTTTTAATGATTGTTGGCTTGACGGTCCCGGCACCGGATTTAATGTACGCGTTCCTCGTCGGATTCGCGGTGATTTTGGGAGGGCTGGCATCCTTTTTCTTTACCAAAGTGTTCCCGAACCGTGAAATGTGGTCGAAGATGACATTGACCGAGACGATGTCGAGCGAGGAAGGGTACAATTCCATGAACGAAGGGTATAGCGATCTAGTCGGGAAAGAAGGGACAACACTGACGGATTTTCGTCCGATTGGCACGGTGGAAATCGAAGGGCAAACGTACAGCGCGACAACGGGTGCAGCTTGGCTTGAAAAAAACACCGAAGTCAAAGTGACATCGGTGGACGGCACCAGAATTGTTGTTAGTCCCAATAAGACGAATGAAGCTTAA
- the mnhG gene encoding monovalent cation/H(+) antiporter subunit G, whose amino-acid sequence MTAIEWIIVFFAGAGTIFSLFAAFGLMRFPDVYARMHATGKNATGGVIMSMLGTFLFFLLQQDIFLGTLLLVILFVFLTTPIVTLTVARSAYRTGVPMDEIGIEDELKVEYAKRRQNQTKENQS is encoded by the coding sequence TTGACCGCTATTGAATGGATCATTGTCTTTTTTGCAGGAGCGGGGACGATTTTCAGTCTATTTGCTGCTTTTGGGCTCATGCGTTTTCCAGACGTCTATGCACGCATGCACGCCACTGGAAAGAACGCGACTGGCGGAGTTATCATGTCCATGTTAGGCACTTTTCTCTTTTTTCTCTTGCAACAGGATATTTTCCTGGGCACCCTGCTTCTTGTCATCTTATTCGTATTTCTCACCACGCCAATCGTTACACTCACCGTTGCCCGCTCCGCCTACCGCACCGGCGTGCCTATGGACGAGATCGGCATCGAAGACGAACTAAAGGTGGAATATGCAAAGAGAAGACAAAACCAAACAAAAGAAAATCAATCATAA
- a CDS encoding monovalent cation/H+ antiporter complex subunit F, with amino-acid sequence MIFETIMIIFLSIKSLAIFLCLIRVILGPTMADRALALDTVGLLLIGFVGSIMIIHETIAYADVVVVIAILACLGSIAIAKYLERGVIFDRY; translated from the coding sequence ATGATCTTTGAAACCATTATGATTATTTTCCTATCCATTAAATCCCTGGCTATCTTTCTCTGTTTAATAAGAGTCATTTTGGGCCCGACCATGGCGGACCGGGCTCTGGCCTTGGATACGGTCGGACTGCTTCTCATTGGTTTCGTGGGAAGCATCATGATCATTCATGAAACCATTGCCTATGCAGACGTCGTCGTCGTGATCGCGATTCTCGCCTGTCTCGGATCCATAGCTATCGCCAAGTACCTGGAAAGAGGTGTTATCTTTGACCGCTATTGA
- a CDS encoding Na+/H+ antiporter subunit E encodes MAFQLFTNILVMFAWMLFFNSYTVQDAVFGYVIGAIVVRVLAHFMRAEFYLKRAAYLLKLIIVFFRELISANFYVMSILASVNMKIAPGFIAVPTRLESNTEKALFGVMMSLTPGTMAIEFSDDNQYVYVHALDIRDKQAVINKVQTVFEKTILEVTRPHDL; translated from the coding sequence ATGGCCTTCCAACTATTCACAAATATTTTGGTTATGTTCGCCTGGATGCTCTTCTTCAACAGTTACACCGTGCAAGACGCTGTTTTCGGTTATGTGATAGGAGCGATCGTCGTCCGAGTTCTCGCCCATTTTATGAGGGCTGAGTTTTACCTGAAAAGAGCCGCTTACTTGCTCAAACTGATTATCGTGTTTTTCAGAGAACTCATTTCCGCCAATTTTTATGTGATGAGCATTCTTGCCAGCGTCAACATGAAGATTGCGCCCGGTTTCATCGCCGTGCCAACCCGGCTGGAATCCAACACGGAAAAGGCACTGTTTGGCGTAATGATGTCATTGACACCGGGAACCATGGCGATCGAATTCTCGGATGATAACCAGTACGTTTACGTCCATGCACTGGACATCAGGGACAAACAAGCCGTTATCAACAAGGTGCAGACCGTCTTTGAGAAAACCATTCTGGAGGTGACCCGGCCACATGATCTTTGA
- a CDS encoding Na+/H+ antiporter subunit D, whose protein sequence is MSNIVVLPILIPVLAGALLILLVKRHRIQRFMSGLSAIATLAASLYLAVYVYNNGGIATLELGTWSAPFGIVMVADLLSVTVVAVSSLVGVCCLFFAFRTLHPERERYYFHPLFFFLITGVNGAALTGDIFNMFVFFEVMLLSSYALIVIGGTKFQLRESFKYAIINIFASMLFLAGIAYLYGITGTLNMAHIAERIDGLEETGALPVVAIVFFIVFAMKGALFPLYFWLPRAYYGAPIAITALFGGLLTKVGVYAIIRTYTLIFTQDVAFTHHFLILLIAGFTMLLGVLGAVSSFDLKKILSYHIISQLGYIVIGIGLFTPLALAGTIFYYFHHIFVKTSLLLFSGVVERITGTTDLKKTGGILKTHPSLAWLFLIPALSIAGIPPLSGFFGKFALVLESLQEASYLIAFVAMFVGLLTLFSMLKIFINAFWGEQKHSNKQGETPIMDVLAPVLPLVFLTITIGVGAQWSFGFSMEIAEQLLDPSIYIDSVLKE, encoded by the coding sequence ATGAGTAATATAGTTGTACTGCCTATTTTGATCCCTGTTCTTGCAGGCGCGCTGCTCATATTGCTCGTCAAGCGGCACCGCATTCAACGGTTTATGAGCGGATTATCAGCGATAGCGACACTGGCCGCATCTTTATATCTGGCCGTTTACGTTTATAATAATGGTGGGATTGCCACCTTGGAACTGGGAACTTGGTCCGCGCCATTCGGGATTGTCATGGTGGCTGACTTATTGTCTGTCACCGTCGTTGCCGTCTCTTCATTGGTCGGTGTCTGTTGTCTCTTTTTTGCTTTCAGGACACTGCACCCGGAAAGGGAGAGATACTATTTCCATCCGTTATTCTTCTTCCTTATCACCGGGGTGAACGGAGCGGCTTTGACTGGCGACATTTTCAATATGTTCGTGTTTTTTGAAGTGATGCTTCTTTCCTCCTATGCACTGATTGTCATCGGAGGCACTAAATTTCAGCTGCGTGAATCTTTCAAGTACGCGATTATCAACATTTTCGCATCCATGCTGTTTCTGGCAGGAATTGCCTATCTGTACGGCATCACAGGGACGTTGAATATGGCCCATATCGCCGAACGCATCGATGGGCTTGAAGAAACAGGGGCATTGCCGGTCGTTGCCATCGTATTTTTCATTGTATTTGCCATGAAAGGGGCATTGTTTCCGCTTTATTTCTGGCTTCCACGGGCCTATTACGGGGCGCCGATAGCCATTACAGCCCTGTTCGGCGGTCTCCTGACCAAAGTAGGGGTGTATGCAATTATTCGTACGTATACGCTCATCTTTACACAAGATGTGGCATTCACCCATCATTTCCTCATCCTTTTGATCGCCGGTTTCACTATGCTGCTTGGTGTTCTTGGCGCGGTATCATCCTTCGATTTAAAAAAGATACTGTCTTATCATATCATCAGCCAGCTCGGCTACATCGTTATAGGGATCGGCTTATTTACGCCATTGGCTTTGGCAGGGACGATTTTTTATTACTTCCACCACATTTTTGTCAAAACGTCACTGCTCCTGTTTTCGGGTGTCGTAGAACGAATAACGGGAACAACCGACTTGAAAAAAACCGGTGGTATACTGAAAACCCATCCGTCCTTGGCGTGGTTGTTTCTGATCCCGGCCTTGTCCATCGCCGGAATCCCGCCGCTAAGCGGGTTTTTCGGGAAATTTGCGTTGGTTTTGGAGAGTTTGCAGGAAGCGAGCTATCTGATCGCATTTGTTGCCATGTTCGTCGGACTGCTAACGTTGTTTTCCATGCTGAAAATCTTCATCAATGCTTTCTGGGGCGAACAGAAACATTCCAATAAACAGGGCGAGACACCTATCATGGATGTCCTTGCACCTGTGCTTCCTTTAGTCTTCCTCACGATCACAATCGGTGTGGGAGCGCAATGGTCCTTCGGTTTTTCAATGGAAATCGCCGAGCAGTTGTTGGACCCTTCAATCTACATCGATTCTGTATTAAAGGAGTAG
- a CDS encoding Na(+)/H(+) antiporter subunit C, producing MEYLIFIGIGVLFSVGTYLLLCRSLLRVIGGFMVISHAVHMLILTMAGLNTGSAPLVDLSGSESTDPLPHAVILTAIVIGFGLTSFLIVLAYRTYKSHKTDDLEKLRGADNE from the coding sequence ATGGAATATTTAATATTCATAGGGATCGGCGTCCTTTTCAGTGTGGGCACATATCTCTTGCTTTGCAGAAGTTTGCTTAGAGTTATAGGTGGATTTATGGTCATCTCTCACGCTGTTCATATGCTCATTCTTACAATGGCTGGTTTAAACACAGGTTCAGCCCCGCTCGTTGATTTGAGCGGCAGCGAATCCACCGACCCTTTACCGCACGCCGTCATCCTAACAGCGATCGTCATCGGTTTCGGTTTGACCTCTTTCCTTATTGTTTTGGCATACCGAACGTACAAATCCCATAAAACAGACGACCTGGAAAAATTGAGAGGTGCTGATAATGAGTAA
- a CDS encoding MnhB domain-containing protein has protein sequence MKYSRSHDVMQQVLLITTSYFVLAFSLYFLFAGHNNPGGGFIGGLTTACALAFIYLVFDRVKANEYIRFTFPGLISIGLVLSLGTGAIGFFTNDAYLTQYFDYFDIPFFGEIELTTALPFDLGIYFVVVGAAMVIMLNIAGDEEEEDED, from the coding sequence ATGAAGTATTCACGGTCCCATGACGTCATGCAACAGGTTCTGTTAATAACCACGAGCTACTTCGTCCTTGCCTTCTCGCTGTACTTTCTTTTTGCCGGCCATAACAACCCCGGCGGAGGTTTTATCGGAGGGCTGACGACAGCATGTGCGCTCGCATTTATCTACCTTGTATTTGACCGGGTTAAAGCCAATGAATACATCCGTTTTACATTTCCCGGTTTAATTTCTATTGGGCTGGTATTGTCCCTGGGTACTGGTGCCATTGGCTTTTTCACCAATGACGCTTATCTCACCCAGTATTTCGATTACTTCGATATTCCTTTTTTCGGTGAAATAGAACTGACAACTGCCCTGCCCTTTGACTTGGGCATCTATTTCGTCGTGGTCGGGGCAGCTATGGTTATTATGTTAAATATTGCCGGTGATGAAGAGGAGGAAGATGAGGACTAA